The DNA segment GTCCACCTTGCCAGGAGCGCAGATGATGCCTGCGGCTTTTCCTGCGGCGTGGATTTTTTTGATGGCGGTCTCAATGCAGTTTTTGACAGTGGGGTGCTGGGTCTGCCCAATCAGCCCAAAGGACTGGGACATGTCCATGGGACCGATGAACACGGTGTCGAGCTTCTCAATTTTGAGAATTTCATCCAGATTCTCGGCACCTGTTTTGGTTTCGCAGTGTGCGACGGTCAGGACGTTTGTGTTCGCCAGTTTTGGATATTCCACGGCGGGAATGGTGCCGTAGCCAGCGGCGCGGGTTGTTGGAGAAAATCCGCGCTGTCCTTCGGGGGCGTACAGGCTTGCTGCGATGAGTTCCCGGGCCTGCTCTGAGGTGTCGATGTTCGGAACCTGAACACCGTATGCTCCAGAGTCGAGCGCATTGAGGATGCCGCTTCGGGCGAGGCTTGGCGTACGGATGATGGGTGCCATGCCATGCAGGGTTGCGGCCCGGATGATTTCGACAAGGTTCTGTCGAGTGAACGCTGCGTGTTCCGTATCAACAACGCAGAAGTCGTACCCCGCAATGCCGAGCAGTTCGACTGCCGCGGGGTCAGCAAACTTTACAAAAGCACCGAAGACAGGCTGCCCTGCGTGGAGTTTTTGCTTTACTGAATTTGTGCCGATCATTGTACGTTCCTTTTTCAAGTCATTGACCTCAGCAGAGTGCTTCTGCTGTTTTTGTCAGAAATTTAACTGCTGGCGGCGTGGCGTATGCGCTGCATGAGCTGGGAAAGTCCCTGTGCCCGATCGCTGTTCATGAAATCTCCGATGTCCATAGCCTCATGCAGAGTGAATGCTGCATTCTCCAGTTCTGTGCAGTCAGCACCATGGAAGACCGATTGAATCAGGCTCAGGATGCCGCGCATGATGATGGAATCGCTGTCGAGTCTGAGCGACAGGGTTTTGCCATCGTGGGACATGTTCATCCAGATGCCTGTTTTGCATTCTGGAACGCGAAGCGCCTTGGCCCGTTCGGATTCATCCATCTGGGGCTGGGTAATGCCGCGCTCAATGATGTACTCATAGCGGTCAGAAGCATTGGGAAATGCGTTGAGCGTCTTGAGAATTTGTTCCTGTCGCTGTTCGATACTCATCATGCTGCTCCTGAGTGCTGTGGTTTCAGCAGGGCGCAGCTTTTTTTGAGTGCTGTGCTCAGCGCAAAAATGTCTTCGGGATTTGTGTAAATGCCAAAGGATGCCCGAACTGTTCCCTCTGTCCCAAGCAGGTGCACAAGAGGTTCTGCGCAGTGGTGGCCTGAGCGGACGGCAACGCCGTAGCGGTCCAGCATGACTTCAAGGTCAAAGTGGTGAATGCCCGCAATGTTGAAGGATAAAAGGCCACTTCGTATGTGCGGGGCGCCATAGATGGTGAGGTCGGGAATGGCAGAGAGTTCCTGTGTTGCAAGATCAAGAATTTCCTGTTCCTGCTTCAGGATGGCTTCCCAGCCTGTGGAGGTCAGAAAGTCCAGTGCAGACCGGAGGGCAATGGCTGCCGGGTAGTCTGGAGTCCCTGCCTCAAATTTGTAGGGGACGGTGTTGTAGCGTGTGTGCTCAAAGCTCACTTGCTCGATCATTTCGCCGCCAAACTGGTAGGGCGGAAGCTTGTCCAGAATGTCCATGCGTCCATACAGCACGCCAATGCCATTGGGTCCGTAGACCTTGTGTCCAGAGAAGCAGTAGAAATCGACGTCGAGATCCTGCACGTCCACGGGAAGATGCGCGACGGCTTGTGCGCCATCCACAACAAAAAGTGCAGAGCTGCTGCTTCTGACGAGTTTCCCTATTTCTTTGATGGGAAGGACTGTTCCTAAAACATTGGATACGTGTGCAACAGAAACAACAGCAACGTCACTGTCCAAAAGCGCTTCAAGCTCCACAAGGTCAAGATCACCATCAGAAGTGAGAGGAATGATTTTGAGAATGGCGCCAGTGCGCGTGCAGAGTTCCTGCCACGGGACAAGGTTTGAATGGTGCTCAAGGGCAGAGACAAGAATGGTCTGGCCTGCACGAATGCTGGAGGTAAGGGACTGTGCCACAAGGTTCAGCGACTCAGTGGCACCTTTGGTAAAGATGATGTTTTGTGGCGCCGGGGCGTTGAGAAATGCGGCGACAGTCCCTCTGGCACATTCAAGGGCATCCGTACACTCTCGGGCAAAGCGGTGTGCGCTGCGATGTACATTCCCATTAGAGGAGCTGTACACCTGCAACAAAGCGTCGAGCACACACTGCGGCTTTTGACTTGTTGCGGCACTGTCCAGATAGACGGCCGCGTCTGTTCGCTTCGCAAAGATTGGAAATTGTGCCCGAATTGTGTTGACGAAATCCCTTGTCATGCCTGTTACCTACGGTTTTTGAATGGCTGTAGCGTTGTCAAAAATAACATCGGCAAGTTCTGTGACTGTCTTGGCCTTGGCGAGAAGACGTGGAGAGGTCTCCACGCCAAGGTCCTTGAGCAGTCGAATCTGAAGAAGAATCCGTTTGGAGTCTGCGGCGGTGCTGTTCTGGCAGTCTGGAGTATCTGGCTGGCGGGCACTGGTACCGGCATCAAGGCTTGCCTTGTGGATACTGGCCTGTGCGAGTTCGCGCAGATCCTCCGACTGAGTGTCTCCAGAATTCAGCAGGAACCGGGCAAAGATGTAGCGTCGAACAAAGGCTTGAAACGCTTCCCGCTCCAGCTGGAGAGGGGCTTTGCCAACAGAATCCAGACAGAGCTGGGTTTGCCGATTGGCTTCCGCAACTCGTTCTTCAGCTGTCATGGCAATCCTCCCGCTAGGATTCCATAACTTCGATATCGAGCATTTCCATCAGATCCTTGATCTCTTCGGTGTAGTCGCCAAAGACCCAGGTGTAATGGTGCCCGACATAGCCCTGCTTCTTAAAGAAGTCCTTCACGTTTTTGACCTGGAAGAAGAAACCGGTGGAGCAGCCAACGGTGTCCAGACCTGCGCCAGCGATGAGCTTGGACTTGACCAGGTGAACTTTCTTGGCCAGCGGGTCAAAGCGGATCATGGTCAGGGTTTCGTTGCGGTCGCGGTTGTAGTCGTAGCGGATGGTGGTGCCGAATCCGCTGTGCGTGAAGTTGCGAATTTCGTAGGGGTCCTGCTTGTCCAGACCATGCATGTTTCTGGTGGGGACTGCGTGGAACATCATGACAATGTTGTCCATGTCGAGAATGTCGTCGACAATGCGCAGAGCCTTGGGGTTGGACTGGGAGGATTTGACAGATTTTTCAAAGGTGTCTTTGGCGAAGGGGTGAACGTTGCCCATGTGCGGAGCCTTGTTGGTCAGGCTGGTCAGCAGGGAAATGCAAAGCATGGCGTTCATGTCCACTGCACAGGAAGAAGGGATGCCGTCTTCTTTGAGCAGGGAGTGCGTCAGACAGAAGAGGAATTTGTTGTTGTTCAGGTAGCGGGTTGCACAGACTTCCGGGCAGGGAATGGTGAACGCGTTACAGTCATGCTTTTCGAGAAGCTTTTTGACGGTGAGGTAGAAGCGAACATCCTTGGGCGTGTATTTTTCACAGTCCATATGGATGGCGTCTGCACCTTCGGCAAGCTCTTTGGCAATGCGTTCGGATTCGGGAGTCAGCTCTTCCTCGAATTCCTCGAAAGACTCCAGAACGTCTTCAAGGTTGGCGTAGCGAGTGCGCATGCCGAGGCGGTTCTTGATTTCTTCAAGGTGGGTCAGATTACTGGTTTCACTGTCAGCAATGGCCTGATTTTTGTTCACCAGAAGCACATGGGTGCTGGCGATTGCCTTTCTGACCTGAAGAAGCTTGAGGGTGTATTCGAGGTCACTGCGGTCGATAAAAGGATAGGCTTCCTGACCCATTGCGCGGAGGTATGCAGAGCCGTCTGGGCCAGCCATCATGCCGATGATGCCGACAGGCTTTTTGGTTCTGCGGGCAACTTCCTTGGCAAAGAGCTGCTGGAAGAAACCATCAAAGAGGTAGAAGTCAACATTGGAATCCTGAGCAATGATTTCTTCAATCGGGGCGTCGGGAATGATGAAATCATCATAGAACTCTGCATAAACAGGCTCCAGAACGTTCACACAGTCAGGCAGGTTTGTCTTCATGTCTGTACAGAAGCTTTCATACTTGCTTGCTGCGGAGTGCTCATCAAATTCGCGGGTCAGCATGTCTGGACCACCAAGGCGGCAGGGGCCTTCGTATGCGTGACGGTGAATAAGCTGCGAGAAAACAGGTTTTACATTGAGTTTGACGTCGGTGATTTTCTTGATGCCCATTGTGGTTTCTCCGTACCTAAAAGTCCTTGCGTGTCATTAACGCATGTTTATTGGTCATTCTGAATGTTCAGATGAATTCCTTTGCGCTGAATCCGGCGCGTCCCAATGTGCAGATAGAGACATTCGCCGCTGGTTAGTGGTTGAGAGGTGTGCATGAGCGCACGGGATACATGCGTTTCATCCTGATTTCACTGTGGCATCAGTGAAATATTGGAATTGACGCTACCACCCCGTGTTTTTTGTTGCAACAAAAATATGGTATCGTGACCATTCTTTTAAAAATACGCCACCAGGTAAAGGAAATTACTGAGGTGACTGTTCTAGAGTTGATAGGATAAATATCTATTTGTGACAACACTTTAAAAACTTACTCAAGGTTTGGACAATACGTTTTAAAAGGATTGATTAGGGGGCAAATTGTGATACATCGAAGAGGACAGAGTGGGCACGATGCCAAAAAATACAGGATATGCAAAATTCCCTGTAATCCTTGGTACATGGAGATTTTCACCGAATTGAGGCACGAGAATTTCCAACAAAAAGAACCGTTCAGAAGTGGATATTACACTTTGTATTTATTGAATTTTTCCATGCCCACCCAAGTCTTGTCTTTGTGGACGAATTTCTTTGAGCAATTCCTCGTGCAGTTGACCAATGGAGATGACAATGGACATCGGCATATCTTTTGGAAAAGAGCAGTTTCATGTGGAAATTGAAGAAAAAAGCATTCAATCAATACTTATTCCGCAAGAAATTCCCAAAGTTGATGAATCTGAGGAATTATGGAGAGCAATAAAAAATCCTGTCGGAACACAGCGCATCTCCGAGCTTGTTCAATCTGATGAAACTGTGTGCATTATTACAAGTGATGTGACTCGCCCTTGCCCGACACGGAAGATGTTGGTGCCAGTGCTTGAAGAACTCGCTTCTGCCGGAGTGCCGGACGAAAATATTTGCATCGCTTTTGCACTTGGTGCCCACAGAAAGCACACGCTGGAAGAGAAAAAGAAGCTTGTGGGCGAAGACGTCTTGGCCCGAATTCAGTGTCTTGATTTAGACATGAACGACTGTGTGGACTTGGGAACAACGCGGGCAGGGACTCCGCTTCATGTCTTTCGGCCTGTTGTGGAAGCCGACAGACGGATTTGCATGGGGAATATAGAATTTCATTACTTTGCAGGCTACAGCGGTGGGGCAAAGGCAATCTTGCCGGGCGTTTCAACACATGCAGCGATTCAGTCAAATCACAAGATGATGCTGAGCGAAAAGGCGGCGACCGGGCACCTTGCCGGAAATCCTGTTCGGGAGGATATTGATACTGTTCCGGAGCTTTTGCCCATTGACTGTATCTTTAATGTCGTGCTTGGGCCGCACAAGGAGATTTTGCGCGCCGTGCTTGGAGATCCGATTCTGGCGCACCGGCAGGGCTGTGCGTTTTTGGATACAATTTATAAATTCCCACTGGATGAACCTGCTGACATCGTTTTAGTCAGCCCCGGTGGGTATCCCAAAGATCTGAACATTTATCAGGCACAGAAGGCCTTGGATAATGCCGCTCATGCTGTACGCAAGGGCGGCATTATTTTATGGGTTGCCCGCTGTCAGGAGGGCTATGGCTCTGAAAAGTTTACAGAATGGGTCAATGACGCCCAGACTCCACAGGATTTGATTGACCGTGTTCGCAAAAAGTTCGAGCTGGGCGGGCACAAGGCTGCCGCAATGGCAAAAGTTCGACAAAAGGCAGATATTTTCCTGCTGTCTGATCTTGATGATGCCGCAGCGGAAAATTTGTTTTGCACACCTGTACCCAGCCTTGAGAAAGGACTGAAAATGGCGCGCGAGCGCCTTGGTCAGGATGCTCGAATCGTCGTGATGCCTCACGGAGGTTCAACTCTTCCCGTTATTCAGGGCGACAAATAATTTTTTATGGAAAAGGCCCCGGAAAACCGGGGCCTTTCTAGGATGGATGGCACATTACCCTGTAGCGTGGGCAAAGTGGGGAGAAGAGAGCCGGACTGAGCCCGGCTGTGGTGAGCACCTTATGGGTGCAGGAGGATTTTGACCCGGCATTCCTTGCGTTCACGAATCAGGGCAAACGCCTTTTCTGCGTCTTCAAGTGAGAAGTGGTGCGTAATAATGTACTCGGGATGGACAGAACCGCTGTTGATAAGCTTGAGCACTGGTGCTGTGGTGTTTGGGCTTGCCAGTGTGCCATAGATAGACGCGTCTTTGGTGATAAGGGCGTTTATGGGCGCCTCAAACTGTGTCTTGCGGTAGAAGGATACCAGACCGAGTTTGCCGCCGGGTGCAAGGGCTTCTGCTGATTGCGAAAAGGCCAGATCATTTCCGGAGGATTCAAAGATAATGTCTGCACCTTTTCCTTCGGTGGCTTCGCCAATCTTCTTGACGACGTCTTCATCGTGGTAGTTGATGATTTCGTCTGCGCCAAGGCTGCGGCTGATGTCGAGCTTTTCATTCCAGCTTCCGATCTGGATGATTTTGCCCGCACCAAGTGCCCGCGCAAAGCTTGTGATGAGCAGGCCAATTGGTCCGTCACCAAAAACGGCAACTGTTGCGCCCGGGTCTATGCCTACCCGCTTGACTGTGTACAGTGCCGTTGCAGAAGGCTCGGAGAGTGCGCCCGTGTCCAGACTCATCCCTTCGGGAAGGCGGTAGACGTGTTTCCACGGAACCGTGATGTATTCTGCGTATGCGCCTGCCCGGTTTTTGTAAGAACCGATGACACCCCGATTCGTGC comes from the Desulfobaculum bizertense DSM 18034 genome and includes:
- a CDS encoding HpcH/HpaI aldolase family protein, whose product is MIGTNSVKQKLHAGQPVFGAFVKFADPAAVELLGIAGYDFCVVDTEHAAFTRQNLVEIIRAATLHGMAPIIRTPSLARSGILNALDSGAYGVQVPNIDTSEQARELIAASLYAPEGQRGFSPTTRAAGYGTIPAVEYPKLANTNVLTVAHCETKTGAENLDEILKIEKLDTVFIGPMDMSQSFGLIGQTQHPTVKNCIETAIKKIHAAGKAAGIICAPGKVDYYYNLGIRYFLLGGDQGFMASAAKKALATAAEQCSEEALS
- a CDS encoding zinc-dependent alcohol dehydrogenase — translated: MKAILFTGPEQIEYTEVPTPTPGPEDILVKVAAVGICASDEELLSGEHPYIKNGNTVYPVLPGHEWSGHIASFGSEVPEGLFTQGDAVTADVTMSCGKCSMCKEGRYNLCTNRGVIGSYKNRAGAYAEYITVPWKHVYRLPEGMSLDTGALSEPSATALYTVKRVGIDPGATVAVFGDGPIGLLITSFARALGAGKIIQIGSWNEKLDISRSLGADEIINYHDEDVVKKIGEATEGKGADIIFESSGNDLAFSQSAEALAPGGKLGLVSFYRKTQFEAPINALITKDASIYGTLASPNTTAPVLKLINSGSVHPEYIITHHFSLEDAEKAFALIRERKECRVKILLHP
- a CDS encoding SufE family protein, with amino-acid sequence MMSIEQRQEQILKTLNAFPNASDRYEYIIERGITQPQMDESERAKALRVPECKTGIWMNMSHDGKTLSLRLDSDSIIMRGILSLIQSVFHGADCTELENAAFTLHEAMDIGDFMNSDRAQGLSQLMQRIRHAASS
- the larA gene encoding nickel-dependent lactate racemase; this encodes MDIGISFGKEQFHVEIEEKSIQSILIPQEIPKVDESEELWRAIKNPVGTQRISELVQSDETVCIITSDVTRPCPTRKMLVPVLEELASAGVPDENICIAFALGAHRKHTLEEKKKLVGEDVLARIQCLDLDMNDCVDLGTTRAGTPLHVFRPVVEADRRICMGNIEFHYFAGYSGGAKAILPGVSTHAAIQSNHKMMLSEKAATGHLAGNPVREDIDTVPELLPIDCIFNVVLGPHKEILRAVLGDPILAHRQGCAFLDTIYKFPLDEPADIVLVSPGGYPKDLNIYQAQKALDNAAHAVRKGGIILWVARCQEGYGSEKFTEWVNDAQTPQDLIDRVRKKFELGGHKAAAMAKVRQKADIFLLSDLDDAAAENLFCTPVPSLEKGLKMARERLGQDARIVVMPHGGSTLPVIQGDK
- a CDS encoding aminotransferase class V-fold PLP-dependent enzyme, which translates into the protein MTRDFVNTIRAQFPIFAKRTDAAVYLDSAATSQKPQCVLDALLQVYSSSNGNVHRSAHRFARECTDALECARGTVAAFLNAPAPQNIIFTKGATESLNLVAQSLTSSIRAGQTILVSALEHHSNLVPWQELCTRTGAILKIIPLTSDGDLDLVELEALLDSDVAVVSVAHVSNVLGTVLPIKEIGKLVRSSSSALFVVDGAQAVAHLPVDVQDLDVDFYCFSGHKVYGPNGIGVLYGRMDILDKLPPYQFGGEMIEQVSFEHTRYNTVPYKFEAGTPDYPAAIALRSALDFLTSTGWEAILKQEQEILDLATQELSAIPDLTIYGAPHIRSGLLSFNIAGIHHFDLEVMLDRYGVAVRSGHHCAEPLVHLLGTEGTVRASFGIYTNPEDIFALSTALKKSCALLKPQHSGAA